Proteins encoded together in one Chryseobacterium sp. G0201 window:
- the dprA gene encoding DNA-processing protein DprA, whose protein sequence is MYSEEQLYSIALRECNLIGDINFIKLVRTFGSAKEVWENAKKEYSKVDGIGKKIVSDIGNPIYLEFAENELKFCENNKIQIRLRHLNELPHLLNECDDAPAILYQRGNFDDSLETLSIVGTRNMSLYGKQFIQDFFEETRTNNYISVSGLALGVDKEVHEQSIQNQIPTVAVLAHGFHLLYPAKNKKLSEKIIENNGTLFTEFNSSRKPDRENFIQRNRIVAGISPATIVVETAFGGGSISTATFANNYNREVFALPGKITDKYSQGCNHLIFQHKATAISTIKNLIDLLDFNKPQEKTGELFQHIEESIQLTENQRLIYNSITENPQITLDDLVQKISLPSHKILPVILELELLGRVKSYSGRQFVAI, encoded by the coding sequence ATGTATTCTGAAGAACAACTCTACTCCATCGCTTTACGCGAATGTAACCTTATTGGTGATATTAATTTCATTAAACTCGTCCGGACATTTGGAAGCGCGAAAGAAGTTTGGGAAAACGCAAAAAAAGAATACAGTAAAGTAGATGGGATCGGCAAAAAAATCGTTTCCGATATCGGAAATCCTATTTATCTGGAATTTGCAGAAAATGAATTGAAATTTTGCGAAAACAATAAAATTCAAATAAGACTAAGACATCTCAACGAACTTCCCCATTTACTTAACGAATGCGATGATGCTCCAGCCATACTTTATCAAAGAGGAAACTTTGATGATTCCTTAGAAACATTGAGTATTGTCGGGACGCGAAACATGTCACTTTATGGTAAACAATTTATACAGGATTTTTTTGAAGAAACAAGAACAAACAATTATATTTCTGTGAGCGGATTGGCATTGGGAGTCGACAAGGAAGTTCATGAACAATCCATTCAAAATCAAATTCCTACGGTGGCAGTTCTGGCACACGGATTTCATCTTTTATATCCTGCAAAAAATAAAAAACTCTCAGAAAAGATTATTGAAAATAATGGTACTTTATTTACAGAATTTAATTCTTCAAGAAAACCTGACAGGGAAAATTTCATCCAAAGAAACAGGATCGTTGCAGGAATTTCTCCTGCAACAATTGTTGTAGAAACAGCTTTTGGAGGAGGTTCTATAAGTACCGCAACATTTGCGAATAATTACAACAGAGAAGTTTTTGCCCTTCCAGGAAAAATCACAGATAAATACAGCCAAGGATGTAATCATCTGATTTTCCAGCATAAAGCAACAGCAATTTCAACCATAAAAAACCTGATTGATTTGTTGGATTTCAATAAGCCTCAAGAAAAAACAGGAGAATTATTTCAGCATATTGAAGAAAGCATTCAATTAACTGAAAATCAAAGATTAATATATAATTCGATCACTGAAAATCCGCAAATAACTTTAGACGATCTTGTACAGAAAATATCGCTTCCTTCTCACAAAATTTTACCCGTAATTTTAGAATTAGAGCTTTTGGGGAGAGTGAAATCATATTCCGGGAGGCAATTCGTTGCAATTTGA
- a CDS encoding group III truncated hemoglobin, whose amino-acid sequence MKKLESREDIEHLVNSFYAKVVKDETISFFFNDVAKVDWDKHLPKMYSFWETILFGQMTYKGNPMAVHFPINEMEAMKKKHFEKWLELWKLTIEENFVGENADMAIYKSENIAKLMAYKMEMARKL is encoded by the coding sequence ATGAAAAAACTGGAATCAAGAGAAGATATTGAGCATCTTGTGAATTCATTTTACGCTAAAGTGGTTAAAGATGAAACCATTAGCTTTTTCTTTAATGACGTTGCCAAAGTAGATTGGGACAAGCATTTACCAAAGATGTATTCGTTTTGGGAAACCATTCTTTTCGGGCAAATGACTTATAAAGGAAATCCAATGGCCGTACACTTCCCCATCAATGAAATGGAAGCGATGAAAAAAAAACATTTCGAAAAATGGCTTGAATTATGGAAACTGACCATCGAAGAAAATTTCGTTGGTGAAAATGCTGATATGGCTATTTATAAATCAGAAAACATCGCCAAATTAATGGCTTACAAGATGGAAATGGCCAGAAAACTTTAA
- a CDS encoding YkgJ family cysteine cluster protein, which yields MNLELYKKQALQKQKEHKKFLDGLKKKPPKNLDYVVQETHDEVFEKIDCLQCANCCKTTGPLYTEKDIERISKHLRMKSADFEAKFLRVDEDNDKVLQNLPCFFLNNDNTCSIYDVRPKACREYPHTDRKKIYQINNLMIKNTVICPAAFEFVERIMKNLEK from the coding sequence ATGAATTTAGAACTTTACAAGAAACAGGCTTTACAGAAACAAAAGGAGCATAAAAAATTTCTGGACGGATTAAAGAAAAAACCGCCCAAGAACCTCGATTATGTTGTTCAGGAAACACATGATGAAGTTTTTGAAAAGATAGACTGTCTGCAATGCGCCAACTGCTGCAAAACGACAGGGCCTTTATACACTGAAAAAGATATTGAGCGCATCTCAAAACATCTTCGCATGAAATCTGCGGATTTTGAAGCCAAATTCCTGCGCGTAGATGAGGATAATGATAAAGTTTTGCAAAATCTGCCATGTTTTTTCCTTAATAATGACAATACATGTTCAATTTATGATGTAAGGCCAAAAGCATGTAGAGAATATCCGCATACAGATCGTAAGAAAATTTACCAAATCAATAATTTGATGATAAAAAATACGGTGATTTGTCCTGCAGCGTTTGAATTTGTTGAAAGAATTATGAAAAATTTAGAGAAATAA
- a CDS encoding amidohydrolase family protein codes for MTNSQAIYSATVAPANWMKTKTGKIKAGYYSDLVLLRKNPLEDIKNTKTIEYVFFNKYAINKNQIKTILKAVEDANNENRSIKIDEYLH; via the coding sequence ATGACCAACTCGCAAGCTATTTATTCTGCAACGGTTGCGCCCGCAAATTGGATGAAAACTAAGACGGGAAAAATAAAAGCAGGATATTATTCAGATTTAGTGCTGCTTAGAAAGAATCCGTTAGAAGATATTAAAAATACGAAGACTATTGAATATGTATTTTTTAATAAATATGCCATAAACAAAAACCAAATTAAAACTATTTTGAAAGCTGTAGAAGATGCTAATAACGAAAACAGAAGCATTAAAATTGATGAATATTTACATTGA
- the gdhA gene encoding NADP-specific glutamate dehydrogenase, with protein sequence MEQYNIDQKIQEFIAKIEAKNPNEPEFLQAVKEVAVTVIPFIMTKKEYTGMKLLERMAEAERIIIFRVPWVDDKGEIQVNRGFRIQMNSAIGPYKGGIRFHPTVNLSVLKFLAFEQVFKNSLTTLPMGGGKGGSDFDPQGKSDMEVMRFCQAFMTELCKHIGPETDVPAGDIGVGAREIGYLFGQYKKIRNEFTGVLTGKGLAYGGSLIRPEATGYGVVYFAEQMLKTIGQTFKDKTVSVSGFGNVAWGVIKKISELGGKVVTISGPDGYIYDKDGIDGEKIDYLLELRNSGNNRAEDYAKKYPSAQFFAGKRPWEVKCDVAIPSATQNELDLEDAKLLVENGCLCVTEAANMPSTLDAINYFLDNKVLFSPGKASNAGGVATSGLEMTQNSIRLNWTSEEVDARLKEIMIGIHKACRDYGKEEDGYVNYVKGANIAGFVKVAEAMLAQGVV encoded by the coding sequence ATGGAACAATATAATATTGACCAGAAAATTCAGGAGTTTATTGCAAAAATTGAGGCAAAAAACCCTAACGAGCCAGAATTTTTACAAGCTGTAAAAGAAGTTGCTGTGACTGTAATTCCGTTTATCATGACCAAAAAGGAATATACGGGAATGAAACTTCTAGAAAGAATGGCGGAAGCTGAAAGAATCATTATTTTCAGAGTTCCATGGGTTGACGATAAAGGAGAAATCCAGGTAAACAGAGGTTTCAGAATTCAGATGAACTCTGCGATTGGGCCTTACAAAGGAGGAATCCGTTTCCACCCTACTGTAAACTTGTCAGTTCTTAAATTCTTAGCTTTCGAACAGGTATTCAAAAACTCATTAACTACTCTTCCGATGGGAGGTGGTAAAGGAGGTTCAGACTTCGATCCACAAGGAAAATCTGATATGGAAGTTATGCGTTTTTGCCAGGCTTTCATGACAGAATTATGTAAACATATCGGTCCTGAAACGGACGTTCCTGCAGGAGATATCGGAGTTGGAGCAAGAGAGATCGGATATTTATTCGGACAGTACAAAAAAATCAGAAACGAGTTTACGGGAGTTCTTACAGGGAAAGGTCTTGCTTACGGAGGTTCATTAATCCGTCCTGAAGCTACAGGTTACGGCGTTGTTTACTTCGCTGAGCAGATGCTTAAAACGATCGGTCAAACTTTCAAAGATAAAACGGTAAGTGTTTCAGGTTTCGGAAACGTAGCTTGGGGAGTTATCAAAAAAATATCTGAACTAGGAGGAAAAGTAGTAACTATTTCCGGACCAGACGGATATATTTATGACAAAGACGGAATCGATGGAGAAAAAATCGATTATCTATTAGAGCTTAGAAATTCAGGAAACAACAGAGCTGAGGATTATGCTAAAAAATATCCTTCTGCGCAGTTCTTTGCTGGAAAACGTCCTTGGGAAGTGAAGTGTGATGTTGCCATCCCTTCTGCAACTCAAAACGAACTAGACCTAGAAGATGCTAAGTTATTGGTTGAAAACGGATGTCTTTGTGTAACTGAGGCTGCAAACATGCCTTCAACACTAGATGCAATCAACTATTTCCTAGACAATAAAGTATTATTCTCTCCTGGTAAAGCGTCTAACGCTGGTGGTGTAGCTACTTCAGGATTAGAAATGACTCAAAACTCTATCCGTCTAAACTGGACTTCTGAGGAAGTTGATGCTAGATTGAAAGAAATTATGATCGGAATTCATAAAGCTTGTAGAGACTACGGAAAAGAGGAAGACGGCTATGTAAACTACGTAAAAGGTGCCAATATCGCCGGATTCGTGAAAGTTGCAGAAGCAATGTTAGCTCAAGGAGTAGTATAA
- a CDS encoding LytTR family DNA-binding domain-containing protein, which yields MKKLNPSIKHHLLIGIFLSIWLFIFAFFIRPFDDGTISFKVWVLISIGFSFIAFLCYGMLALIQEKIYNKLLKWSIGLEVASLIFFQLLFLVCTFCFYKSPFLHGGYDFFTFLKMIILKSALISTPIIVLARIYAVTLIPAKDDNIIIRGDNKLDILKIKKDDLICVSNSQNYVEIFFIDGSVLKTKLIRSTLKKIQNDFDFLIQIHRSHLINPSHFKAWKNQDTISLTQIELPVSKNYREHLLAL from the coding sequence ATGAAAAAACTAAACCCATCGATTAAGCATCATTTACTAATAGGGATTTTCCTAAGTATCTGGCTTTTTATTTTTGCCTTTTTTATAAGACCATTTGACGATGGAACAATAAGTTTTAAAGTATGGGTTCTTATCAGTATTGGTTTTAGTTTCATCGCATTTCTATGTTATGGTATGCTTGCTTTAATTCAAGAAAAGATTTACAATAAACTCTTAAAATGGAGCATTGGATTAGAGGTAGCCAGTCTTATTTTTTTTCAACTACTTTTTTTGGTATGTACTTTTTGTTTTTACAAAAGTCCTTTCTTACATGGAGGATATGATTTTTTTACATTTTTAAAGATGATAATTCTTAAATCGGCTTTGATCTCGACACCTATCATAGTTCTGGCAAGAATATATGCTGTTACATTAATTCCTGCAAAAGATGATAATATCATTATTAGAGGAGATAATAAGTTGGATATTTTAAAAATAAAAAAAGACGATTTGATTTGTGTCTCAAATTCGCAAAATTATGTCGAGATCTTCTTTATAGATGGTAGTGTGTTAAAAACAAAACTAATCCGGAGTACGCTTAAAAAAATCCAGAATGATTTTGATTTTTTAATCCAAATTCATCGTTCACATTTAATAAATCCATCCCATTTTAAGGCCTGGAAAAATCAAGATACGATTTCTCTTACTCAAATTGAACTTCCAGTTTCTAAAAATTATAGAGAGCATTTATTGGCTTTGTAA
- a CDS encoding ion channel: MARGFMKKIRQKNTESSGFGDNVSGRFINKDGLPNVKRRGVNVFNRLSWYHTMLNLSTFRFLTYLVVAYILINLVFAMIYYLIGVQHLTGIDKSDPLNEFIDVFFFSSQTFTTVGYGRIAPVGFAASLVATFEAFLGLLTFAIATGLFYGRFSRPRAYLKFSDITVIAPFQDTTALMFRLAPYKNNALTDAEVILSTAIEVIEDGVPKNKFYRLDTQLGKINTLALNWTVVHKIDENSPFYGFSEDDFKNTNIEIIVHVRAFDEVFSNTVVQRSSYVSREILYGAKFTTMYYPNKEDQTTILDLDKINDYQKAELPVLAEEQL; this comes from the coding sequence ATGGCAAGAGGTTTCATGAAAAAAATTCGGCAGAAAAACACCGAGAGTAGTGGTTTTGGAGATAATGTTTCCGGAAGATTTATTAATAAAGACGGTCTTCCAAACGTTAAGAGAAGAGGCGTGAATGTTTTCAATAGACTCAGCTGGTATCATACCATGCTGAATTTATCTACATTCCGATTTCTCACATATCTTGTTGTGGCATATATTCTGATTAATCTCGTTTTTGCGATGATCTACTATTTGATTGGAGTACAGCATCTTACCGGGATTGATAAAAGTGACCCGTTAAACGAATTTATTGATGTATTTTTCTTTAGTTCACAGACTTTTACGACTGTTGGTTACGGAAGAATAGCGCCAGTTGGTTTTGCAGCGAGTTTAGTGGCTACTTTTGAAGCTTTTTTAGGATTGCTTACCTTTGCCATTGCAACGGGTTTATTTTACGGAAGATTTTCGAGACCGAGAGCCTATTTGAAATTTTCTGATATCACAGTGATTGCTCCTTTTCAGGATACAACGGCTTTGATGTTCAGATTGGCTCCATATAAAAATAATGCATTAACGGATGCCGAAGTTATTTTGTCAACAGCGATTGAAGTGATTGAAGACGGTGTTCCGAAGAATAAATTTTACAGATTAGATACTCAACTGGGGAAAATTAATACATTGGCGCTCAACTGGACGGTTGTTCATAAAATAGACGAAAATTCGCCGTTTTATGGCTTCTCTGAAGATGATTTTAAAAACACGAATATTGAAATTATCGTTCATGTACGGGCTTTCGATGAAGTCTTTTCAAATACGGTGGTTCAGAGGTCGTCTTATGTATCTAGAGAAATCTTGTACGGAGCAAAATTTACTACGATGTATTATCCAAATAAAGAAGATCAGACAACCATTTTGGATTTGGATAAGATCAATGATTATCAAAAAGCAGAACTTCCCGTTTTGGCGGAAGAACAATTATAA
- a CDS encoding rhomboid family intramembrane serine protease, with protein MLKNVISKRAIIYPLLMLAAMWFGYFLQMQGFFGSCFGAIIPLLPEGLLGIITSPLLHGNIDHIIGNSIPIAVLMFLLYQFYPLVANKVFILGWLATGLLVWLLPPVDILTGEYIYTCTIGASGVVYVLAFFLFFSGVFKWNTTHLTISLLVVLYYGSLIWGMFPEELFYNLQEPSKISWQAHLSGAVVGSIIAFAFKNVGEKKKKYIWEFPNYYSEKDDKLWQEYKENHPDDFLELPYKKRDDIWDHLDELRKK; from the coding sequence ATGTTAAAAAATGTAATTTCCAAAAGAGCTATCATATACCCTTTGCTAATGCTTGCAGCAATGTGGTTTGGCTACTTTTTACAGATGCAAGGTTTTTTTGGAAGTTGCTTTGGGGCAATCATTCCATTGTTGCCGGAAGGTTTACTAGGAATCATCACCTCTCCTCTTTTACATGGAAATATAGATCACATCATAGGAAATTCAATTCCTATTGCGGTTCTTATGTTTCTCCTTTATCAATTTTATCCTTTGGTCGCCAATAAAGTCTTCATTTTAGGATGGCTTGCTACAGGTTTATTGGTTTGGCTATTGCCACCTGTCGATATTCTTACCGGCGAATATATTTATACATGTACTATCGGAGCCAGCGGAGTGGTTTATGTTCTCGCCTTTTTCCTTTTCTTCAGTGGTGTTTTTAAATGGAATACAACACATTTAACCATATCATTATTGGTGGTTCTATATTATGGAAGTTTGATTTGGGGGATGTTTCCGGAAGAGCTTTTCTACAACTTGCAGGAACCAAGCAAAATTTCCTGGCAGGCACACCTTTCCGGCGCGGTTGTGGGAAGTATTATTGCTTTTGCCTTTAAAAATGTAGGTGAGAAAAAGAAAAAATACATTTGGGAATTTCCTAATTATTACAGCGAAAAAGACGACAAACTTTGGCAGGAATACAAAGAAAATCATCCCGACGATTTCTTAGAATTACCGTATAAAAAAAGAGATGATATTTGGGATCATTTGGATGAATTAAGAAAAAAATAA
- a CDS encoding DUF3078 domain-containing protein: MKKFLLILSGFVGIYASAQEELKKDTVVVDTVVVDTVKHWSVLGKNSLMFNQAAFSNWVGGGANNIGWLAGTDYNITYEKGKDLWENIIVLNYGQNNTQGIGMRKTQDVINVSTNYGRQFSKSWYLSGGASLLTQFAAGYEDGNNPEAKKISNFMAPGYLNFGLGITYRPNDNLTVTMRPANARWTLVLDKELQLAGNYGLKQDGDSSLLQFGFLGTALYKVKLMENVSLTNTASVFSNYLDHPDRLVLAYGAVLNLKVNKFLSSNVAVDVLYDHNQIQKTQLKQTLGIGLAYTLNNGVKRSDRKDSQWWLKK; encoded by the coding sequence ATGAAGAAGTTTTTATTGATTCTTTCCGGTTTTGTCGGGATCTATGCAAGTGCGCAAGAAGAATTAAAAAAAGATACTGTAGTAGTAGATACTGTAGTAGTAGATACAGTAAAACACTGGTCGGTTTTGGGTAAAAACTCATTAATGTTTAATCAGGCGGCCTTTTCAAATTGGGTCGGTGGTGGAGCTAACAATATTGGTTGGCTTGCGGGAACAGATTACAATATTACCTATGAAAAAGGCAAAGATCTCTGGGAAAATATTATTGTTTTAAATTACGGACAAAATAATACCCAAGGTATCGGAATGAGAAAGACCCAGGATGTTATTAATGTCTCTACCAATTATGGAAGGCAGTTTTCAAAAAGCTGGTATCTGTCTGGTGGTGCGAGTTTACTTACTCAGTTTGCAGCAGGATATGAGGACGGAAATAATCCTGAAGCTAAAAAAATATCCAATTTTATGGCTCCCGGATACTTAAACTTTGGTTTGGGTATTACGTACAGACCGAATGATAATCTTACGGTTACTATGCGTCCTGCCAACGCGAGATGGACTCTGGTTCTGGATAAAGAACTTCAACTTGCAGGAAATTACGGTTTGAAACAAGACGGAGATTCTTCTTTATTACAGTTCGGTTTTCTTGGAACAGCTTTGTATAAAGTGAAATTGATGGAGAATGTAAGCCTTACCAATACAGCTTCCGTATTCTCAAATTATCTGGATCATCCGGACAGATTGGTTCTTGCTTATGGAGCCGTTTTGAATTTAAAAGTGAATAAATTCTTATCTTCAAACGTAGCAGTTGATGTTCTTTACGATCATAATCAGATTCAAAAAACGCAATTGAAGCAGACATTAGGAATTGGTCTTGCTTACACTCTTAATAATGGAGTAAAAAGGTCTGACAGAAAAGACAGCCAATGGTGGCTTAAAAAATAA